The following nucleotide sequence is from Halomonas chromatireducens.
CACGATTCACAGGCGCTGGAAGGGGAACTGGAGCGCCGAGTCATGGAGCGCACGAGCGAGCTGATGGCCGCCAACCTCCGACTGACCTACCAGGCCACCCATGACTGCCTCACGGAAACCTACAATCGACGCCATCTCCTCGAACTGGCCGACAACGAGTTCCGCAGGTCCGTGCGTTACGATCTATCGTTGTGCCTGATGATGCTAGACATAGACATTTATCAGACCATCTATTAGTTCACAAACTTTATCACTACTAAGTATCGCTGGAATAGTTACGCGAACCGCACTTGAAAATGTGTCCAAACAGATGTGAATTAATTCTACCTTATACTACATCACTGCCGCTAAAATTTTGGAGCATTCAAGTTGTTTGTTATCTCTTATATGAACGTTAATGTCGCATATACAGCTTGTCGCTCCATCGATTTTTTCTGATTTATCTGCCCATCTCCGTCTGAGTGAATAGATAGATACAATATATCTCAACCCTCGTGGAGCAGTTCCGATTTTCGCCCATTGGTTTGTAGCAATTTCTTTGAACGAAAATGCTTCTAGATCAATATGTTTCTTTGCAACTGCATTCCTATAAGGAGGTAGTATCGGCTGCAAATAATTATAATCAGTGCAAAACCTACAGAATCCGTTACCAATACCCCTCATCAGCTGCAATAATCTTTCAACATCGTCCGCGTGGCCACTACTGAAATGAGCAACTCTGTTCCTTATATGCACAATCTCATCTAGCTTTACTTCCCGTATATTCTTTGGAGACAAATACTCTGAGAATGAATTCCAGTTATTTTTGAATTATCTTAACGAGTTCAGTAAACGTGGTGAAACTTAGCGGCTTGCCATCGACTGTGGGTATATGAGTTAAGGCTTTATCTGATTCATAGGTTTTTAGTTTTATCAAACTTGAACCAGCTTTACCTTTCTTCGATTTTAATTCAACATACACCATTTCCTTCAGCCACTTTTCAAGCTGCCAAAGGCGGGCGTAAAAAACGAGGGTGTTTTCGTCAACCGTTGATATTTTATCTAATTCCGAGAACATAGCTACTCACTCTAATTGGAAGCTAACAGTGCATGTCCTGATATTGGATGAACACATCTGCGCGTTCTACAATTTTATCCAGTGCGCCTTTATACGTTTAAATGTTAATTTCATACGAATGTAAGTATAGCTCGGCTACCTATGCAGAATTCGCGTGCCTGCACGTTTTGTCGGAACCAATATACTGTATGCGTATCAACTTATTTAAAGAAGCCAAGCTTGGAGGTGCCCCCTGCCCCTCAGTTCATGGATAAGGTGATGGCGACCATTCTCGAGAAGCACTGCAGGGTCCTGCACAAGAAGTGCATGTCAGGAAAATTCGTGCGGTGCAGGAAATGCCGGGGTGGGTAGCCCGCTGGGTTGATTCGGGAATTTCAGGGACGCTACCGCCCTGCTGGCAGAACGAATGATAATCTCCCTCATCCCTAATGCGGCATCCCTGAGTACATTTTGGTACGTAAGCCACCTTTGTAGCTTTTTTACCTACCGTAACCAAGCAAGACGTGCAGGGCAACGCCTACCAAGACAGCATCAGGAAAATATTTGAGCGGCGTTGCCTTTAGGCATACGCCGTTTGCAGGCTAGCCAATTAGTCCGATGCTACGCCGCGGTGATGACACACGTGCCATGGACTGGATTGGCTGTCTCATGATTTGACAATGGTCAAGTCTGGGTATGTTAGGCCAAGGAATGACTGGTTTTTCAACTCAACCACATGGCATATTTCATTTTTTTCATGAATGTAGAAAGGGGCTGCCGTGGGGCCACTTGAAGCGCTGCGTACCAGACTGCTGCCGCTGTTATTGACGATGACTTTCCTGCTCGGCTCCGCCTGCCATGCGCTGGCAGCCGACGAGCACAACCCGACCGAGCCTACCCCGGAACTGCTCTCGGCATTGCACCACGGCGGCTTCGTGCTCTACCTCCGTCATGGTCCGACCGATACCCATATCCCCGACCAGGTACCGGTGAATTTCGACGACTGCGCCACTCAGCGGCCCCTGAGCGATGAGGGGCGGCAGGTCATGGAGGGCGTGGCCAAGCATCTGGCGCGCCATGACTGGCCGCTCGAAGCACCCATTCGGGTCAGCCCCTTCTGTCGCGCCCGGGAAACCGCTCGCATCGTGTTGCCAACCCAGGAATATGTGATCGACGACCTGCTGCGCTACACCGCAGCCATGACGAATGACGAAAAGCGGCCCGTGATCGAAAATACCGGAAAGGTGTTGGCATTGCCGGTAGAAGGCGACGTCAACCGCTTGATCGTGGCCCACGGGCCCAACCTGGCCGACCTGATGAACTACTTCCCCCCCGAAGGCACCCTGGTGATTTTCTCCCCGCTCGGCGAAGAGGGTTACCTTTATCGTGCCAGCATACCGCCCGATCTGTGGCCCTCGCTGGACTTACACCACGCTTTCGAGCAGTAAGGGAATCGCATGAAGCCAAGCCAGCCGCTGCTCTGGGTCTTTCTCCTGCCCACCCTGGTAGTGCTGGTCCCGGCACTGCTGTTCGGCTTCGGTGCGGTGCAGTTGCTCAAGGAGCGTGTGGGCCATAATCATACCAACCAGCTGGCAGACCTGGCCGCCCTACAGCAGACCGCCAACTACGAGCAGAACCTGGGCGAACTGCACAAGAACGTGGTGGAGATGTTGCAGCAGGCCGACCGTGGCGAGCTCTCACCGCTTGCCAGCTACCGCCTGCATTCGGATTTCGTCAATGTACTTGCCGCGCTTGGTGAACAGGTGCAGGCACTGACCGAAACGCCGCTGATGATCGACCTGAATCACGGCAGTGCCAACCAATTGATCGAGGCGTTCCACGCTTACCGTCGCTTTATCATCATGGCCAGCGATATTGCCACGATCGATCCTTCTACCGCCCGGCAATATCTGGACGAAGCGCAGCAGGAATTTCTGCGCTTCGCGATACTGACGGGGCATCTGTCATCCAAGCTGTCACAACGGACCAGCGATCGCACCGACAACTCCTATCAGGCCATCCTTGGGCACTTGCATAGGGTGATGCTGTTTGGCGGGGTGACCCTGCTGTTGATGCTGCTGGCGGCCTTCTACTCCGCTCGGGCTCTCAATCGCCACCTGCTGGCCATCGGCGAAGCGTTGCTCAGCCTTTCACGCCTGCGCCGAGAGGTTCCCGAGCTGCCACGCATACAGCGTCTGGCGGAGCGTGGCCGGGGCCAGTTGCGAAAGATTGCCCAAACGGTGCTTCGCCTGCGCGATAGCGAGGCGCGCCGCCTCGCCGCCGAGCGCAAGGCGCACCAGCTGACCCATTTCGATGGCCTGACGGAGCTGCCCAATTGGCACATGATGAGCGAGCATCT
It contains:
- a CDS encoding histidine phosphatase family protein, with product MGPLEALRTRLLPLLLTMTFLLGSACHALAADEHNPTEPTPELLSALHHGGFVLYLRHGPTDTHIPDQVPVNFDDCATQRPLSDEGRQVMEGVAKHLARHDWPLEAPIRVSPFCRARETARIVLPTQEYVIDDLLRYTAAMTNDEKRPVIENTGKVLALPVEGDVNRLIVAHGPNLADLMNYFPPEGTLVIFSPLGEEGYLYRASIPPDLWPSLDLHHAFEQ